A stretch of the Geovibrio thiophilus genome encodes the following:
- the folD gene encoding bifunctional methylenetetrahydrofolate dehydrogenase/methenyltetrahydrofolate cyclohydrolase FolD: protein MPTKIDGKELAQKIRNGLKEKAAEYKDKTGRVPGLAVILVGEDPASQVYVRMKNKACEEAGFKSVVDRMPDTTTTDELLARVDQYNNDSSINGILVQLPLPKQIDEKRVLYAIRSEKDVDGFHPVNVGLLNIGEDALAPCTPAGVMVMFEEYGIELSGKNVAVLGRSNIVGKPMAALLIKANATVTVCHSRTKNIKDICRRSDIIVAAIGKANFVTADMVSDGAVIIDVGINRVEDKLVGDVDYEGVFSKASYITPVPGGVGPMTIAMLLSNTLKAFEKTF from the coding sequence ATGCCGACGAAGATTGACGGAAAAGAGCTGGCACAGAAGATCAGAAACGGTCTGAAAGAGAAGGCCGCAGAGTACAAAGACAAAACCGGACGTGTGCCCGGTCTTGCCGTTATCCTTGTGGGTGAAGACCCTGCCAGTCAGGTTTATGTCCGCATGAAGAACAAGGCGTGTGAGGAAGCCGGCTTCAAGTCCGTCGTGGACAGGATGCCCGACACCACCACGACAGACGAGCTTCTCGCCCGTGTGGATCAGTATAATAATGACAGCAGCATAAACGGAATACTGGTTCAGCTGCCCCTGCCCAAGCAGATAGACGAGAAAAGGGTGCTTTACGCCATCAGGTCTGAAAAGGATGTTGACGGCTTCCATCCTGTTAATGTCGGACTTCTCAACATAGGTGAGGATGCGCTGGCTCCATGCACGCCGGCGGGTGTCATGGTGATGTTCGAGGAATACGGCATAGAGCTCAGCGGCAAAAACGTTGCGGTTCTCGGCAGAAGCAATATAGTCGGCAAGCCCATGGCTGCGCTGCTTATTAAAGCCAACGCCACAGTGACCGTGTGCCACTCCCGCACAAAAAACATTAAAGACATATGCCGCCGCTCAGATATTATAGTCGCCGCCATCGGCAAGGCGAACTTTGTCACTGCCGATATGGTGAGCGACGGAGCTGTGATAATAGACGTCGGGATCAACAGAGTCGAGGACAAGCTTGTCGGTGATGTTGACTATGAAGGTGTTTTCAGCAAGGCTTCATATATTACCCCAGTCCCCGGCGGCGTGGGTCCCATGACCATTGCCATGCTGCTCAGCAACACGCTTAAAGCGTTTGAAAAAACATTTTAA